Proteins co-encoded in one Xanthomonas campestris pv. badrii genomic window:
- the ecfK gene encoding ECF-type sigma factor EcfK — translation MSELPITELLQAWQRDEPGAGDALARQVYEVLRATALRELRRDARAGLQATELVHEAWMRLEHGQQAFRSRTHFYAVAALQMRHLLVDLARQQASAKRLGQAVTLTISLSDGAARPEALMLVADAFDKLAQVDERKARAFALTELVGFSVAEAAEQLEVSVPTLERDLRFARVWLAAQL, via the coding sequence ATGTCCGAGCTGCCGATCACCGAGTTGTTGCAGGCCTGGCAGCGCGACGAGCCTGGGGCGGGCGATGCATTGGCGCGGCAGGTCTATGAGGTGCTGCGGGCCACGGCCTTGCGCGAGCTGCGGCGCGATGCGCGTGCCGGCTTGCAGGCCACCGAGCTGGTGCATGAAGCCTGGATGCGGCTGGAACACGGCCAGCAGGCGTTCCGGTCGCGCACCCACTTCTATGCGGTGGCCGCCTTGCAGATGCGGCATCTGCTGGTGGATCTGGCGCGCCAGCAGGCCAGCGCCAAGCGGCTGGGGCAGGCGGTGACGCTGACCATCAGCCTGTCCGATGGCGCAGCGCGACCGGAGGCGCTGATGCTGGTGGCCGATGCCTTCGACAAGCTGGCGCAGGTGGACGAGCGCAAGGCCCGCGCGTTCGCGCTGACCGAACTGGTGGGTTTCAGCGTGGCCGAAGCCGCCGAGCAGCTGGAGGTGTCGGTGCCCACGCTGGAGCGCGACCTGCGCTTTGCACGGGTCTGGCTGGCGGCGCAGCTGTGA
- a CDS encoding ThuA domain-containing protein, with translation MHRLPLALICMLASLTATAASAPERMLIFSKTAGFRHASIPAAVATLRQLAAEQGMAADHSEDADVFTADNLARYRVVAFASTTGEILAPAQQQAFERFVRQGGGFLGVHSATDTGYQWPWYGQLVGAWFKGHPPGLQSTRVQPEREGQAVGKSWPITDEIYNYRHNPRGQVQVIAIVDERLYAGGTMGADHPIAWCHAFDGGRAWYTGLGHDAAVYANAQFLAQLRQGLRYAAGREPGC, from the coding sequence ATGCACAGACTCCCGCTCGCCCTGATCTGCATGCTCGCCTCCCTCACCGCTACTGCCGCGTCCGCTCCGGAGCGGATGTTGATCTTCAGCAAGACCGCCGGGTTCCGTCACGCGTCGATTCCGGCGGCGGTGGCGACATTGCGCCAGCTGGCGGCAGAGCAGGGCATGGCGGCCGATCACAGCGAGGACGCGGATGTCTTCACTGCCGACAACCTGGCGCGCTACCGCGTGGTGGCGTTCGCCAGCACCACCGGGGAGATCCTGGCGCCGGCGCAGCAGCAGGCGTTCGAGCGATTCGTTCGGCAGGGTGGTGGCTTCCTGGGCGTGCATTCGGCCACCGATACCGGCTATCAGTGGCCCTGGTACGGGCAGCTGGTCGGGGCCTGGTTCAAGGGGCATCCGCCGGGGCTGCAGTCCACGCGTGTGCAGCCTGAGCGAGAGGGGCAGGCGGTCGGCAAGAGCTGGCCGATCACCGATGAGATCTACAACTACCGGCATAACCCGCGCGGGCAGGTGCAGGTGATCGCGATAGTGGATGAGCGGCTGTATGCCGGCGGCACGATGGGTGCCGACCATCCGATCGCTTGGTGCCATGCCTTCGACGGCGGACGGGCCTGGTACACCGGGCTGGGCCACGATGCGGCGGTGTATGCGAATGCACAGTTCCTGGCCCAGCTGCGGCAGGGCCTGCGCTATGCGGCCGGGCGTGAGCCTGGCTGCTAG